In Streptomyces dangxiongensis, one DNA window encodes the following:
- a CDS encoding SRPBCC domain-containing protein, translating into MSGSIAQGISQTHGNTHILHFVVRLPRRMEDVWAALATAEGLGAWLTPADVLEPRLGGAVTLRDLGSGEITAWDVDRVAEYTVGGGGRIRFHLERDGEGGTALRFTHEFQGEEASERGWRAHFERLIENLEPSHPS; encoded by the coding sequence ATGAGCGGTTCCATCGCACAGGGCATCAGCCAGACCCACGGGAACACGCACATCCTGCACTTCGTGGTGCGCCTCCCGCGGCGCATGGAGGACGTCTGGGCCGCGCTGGCCACGGCCGAGGGGCTCGGGGCCTGGCTCACCCCCGCCGATGTGCTCGAACCCCGGCTCGGCGGCGCCGTCACCCTGCGCGACCTGGGCAGCGGGGAGATCACCGCGTGGGACGTGGACCGGGTCGCGGAGTACACCGTCGGGGGCGGTGGCCGGATCCGGTTCCACCTGGAGCGGGACGGGGAGGGCGGCACCGCCCTGCGGTTCACGCACGAGTTCCAGGGCGAGGAGGCGTCGGAGCGGGGCTGGCGGGCCCACTTCGAACGGCTGATCGAGAACCTGGAGCCCTCCCACCCTTCGTAA
- a CDS encoding polysaccharide deacetylase family protein: MRTFSRTLSRRGALGLGAGAAAAASLAGCGGSTSSDGAGHPDGSGRPKKEQGSNGGARPARPIGDGSTSFTGRQPHKPARPEPLEPGQTPPQFVVFSWDGAGEVGNGLFPRFLDLAKEHGASMTFFLSGLYLLPEAKKRLYEPPNNPRGASDIGYLTDAHIKATLANVRRAWLEGHEIGTHFNGHFCAGHGTVGNWTPQQWGSEIRQAKAFVKEWRTNTGWTDLPSLPFDYDKELTGGRTPCLLGQDNLLPTARELGWRYDASSPGGRQVWPAKKLGIWDLPLQQIPFPGRSFEVLSMDYNMLANQSVNSTKAPAYNYPAWRKQSAQAYIQGFQRAYETNRAPFFVGNHFEQWNGGIYMDSVEEAFRHIAREKEKGADVRLVSFRQFVDWMDVQKPEVLARLRSLEVGQRPAGGWKQFLRGGKAASSDAA; this comes from the coding sequence ATGCGCACCTTCTCCCGGACCCTCTCCCGGAGGGGAGCACTCGGCCTCGGCGCGGGCGCGGCGGCCGCCGCCTCGCTGGCCGGGTGCGGCGGTTCCACGTCCTCGGACGGCGCCGGGCACCCGGATGGTTCCGGCCGGCCGAAGAAGGAGCAGGGAAGCAACGGCGGGGCGCGTCCGGCGCGGCCCATCGGCGACGGCTCGACCTCCTTCACCGGCCGGCAGCCGCACAAGCCGGCCAGGCCGGAGCCGCTGGAGCCGGGGCAGACCCCGCCGCAGTTCGTGGTCTTCTCCTGGGACGGCGCCGGCGAGGTCGGCAACGGCCTCTTCCCCCGCTTCCTGGACCTGGCCAAGGAGCACGGCGCGAGCATGACCTTCTTCCTCTCGGGGCTGTATCTGCTGCCCGAGGCGAAGAAGCGGCTGTACGAGCCCCCGAACAACCCGCGCGGCGCCTCCGACATCGGCTACCTCACCGACGCCCACATCAAGGCCACGCTGGCCAACGTGCGCCGGGCCTGGCTGGAGGGCCACGAGATCGGCACGCACTTCAACGGGCACTTCTGCGCCGGTCACGGCACGGTCGGCAACTGGACCCCGCAGCAGTGGGGGAGCGAGATCCGGCAGGCCAAGGCGTTCGTGAAGGAGTGGCGGACCAACACCGGCTGGACCGATCTGCCGTCGCTGCCCTTCGACTACGACAAGGAGCTGACCGGCGGCCGTACGCCCTGTCTGCTCGGCCAGGACAACCTGCTGCCCACCGCCCGCGAGCTGGGCTGGCGCTACGACGCCTCCTCGCCGGGCGGCCGTCAGGTGTGGCCGGCGAAGAAGCTGGGGATCTGGGACCTGCCCCTCCAGCAGATACCTTTCCCCGGTCGTTCGTTCGAGGTCCTGTCCATGGACTACAACATGCTCGCCAACCAGTCCGTGAACTCGACCAAGGCGCCCGCCTACAACTACCCGGCCTGGCGCAAGCAGTCCGCGCAGGCGTACATCCAGGGGTTCCAGCGGGCGTACGAGACGAACCGGGCGCCGTTCTTCGTCGGCAACCACTTCGAGCAGTGGAACGGCGGCATCTACATGGACTCCGTCGAGGAGGCCTTCCGGCACATCGCGCGGGAGAAGGAGAAGGGCGCCGACGTCCGGCTGGTCTCCTTCCGGCAGTTCGTGGACTGGATGGACGTGCAGAAGCCCGAGGTGCTCGCCCGGCTGCGGTCGCTGGAGGTCGGGCAGCGGCCCGCCGGTGGGTGGAAGCAGTTCCTGCGGGGCGGCAAGGCGGCCTCCTCCGACGCCGCCTGA
- a CDS encoding condensation domain-containing protein: MRITDIQRCEVRPGRLVEWTLSPATVEAATALPDDSRPPAYIQESHIRTAKCVRDDGLFVPTWLGTAFDLPGPVDLDVLQEALRAWTVRHETLRSGFRWAGGAGDELRRFTLDAADVTLHREVVGDFPDPDRLVRHLQDRFDRVADALRWPNLIYTAVLRDDGASVYMAFDHSNVDAYSVHRIAAEIHELYTAGTAGVTPETRAPVASYVDFCEIERADADRLDGGHDIVARWRDFIRRCDGTLPGFPVDLGLDPDGPLPRQQMLCEPLADADDAAAFEAYCRRYGGSMVGLLAATGLIVHELGGQAVYRTVVPFHTRVKSRWSDSVGWYVGGAPIEVPVSRTRFPETVRAVRAELQANRPLARMPLARVLALLGTDFRPTSPDLYSIVSYLDARTITGAERWPEQRAHALLRVSYGDQVCVWVNRLHEGLWLASRYPDTDVAAKNMRLYVERLRDRIASVAHGRLPAVS; encoded by the coding sequence GTGCGAATCACTGACATCCAGCGCTGCGAGGTCCGGCCGGGACGGCTCGTCGAGTGGACGCTGAGCCCGGCGACCGTCGAGGCGGCGACGGCGCTCCCGGACGACTCCCGGCCGCCCGCCTACATCCAGGAGTCGCACATCAGAACGGCCAAGTGCGTACGGGACGACGGGCTGTTCGTGCCGACCTGGCTCGGCACCGCCTTCGACCTGCCGGGCCCAGTCGACCTGGACGTGCTCCAGGAGGCGCTGCGCGCCTGGACCGTACGGCACGAGACGCTGCGCAGCGGCTTCCGCTGGGCGGGCGGTGCGGGCGACGAGCTGCGCCGGTTCACGCTCGACGCGGCCGACGTGACCCTGCACCGGGAGGTGGTCGGCGACTTCCCCGACCCCGACCGGCTCGTACGGCACCTCCAGGACCGCTTCGACCGCGTCGCGGACGCGCTGCGCTGGCCGAACCTCATCTACACGGCGGTCCTCCGGGACGACGGCGCCAGCGTGTACATGGCCTTCGACCACAGCAACGTCGACGCCTACTCCGTGCACCGGATCGCCGCCGAGATCCACGAGCTGTACACGGCCGGCACCGCGGGCGTCACCCCCGAGACCCGCGCCCCCGTCGCGAGCTACGTCGACTTCTGCGAGATCGAGCGGGCGGACGCCGACCGGCTCGACGGCGGACACGACATCGTCGCGCGCTGGCGCGATTTCATCCGCCGCTGCGACGGGACCCTGCCCGGCTTCCCCGTCGACCTCGGCCTGGACCCGGACGGCCCGCTGCCGCGGCAGCAGATGCTGTGCGAGCCGCTGGCGGACGCGGACGACGCGGCGGCGTTCGAGGCGTACTGCCGCCGCTACGGCGGCAGCATGGTCGGGCTGCTGGCCGCGACCGGGCTCATCGTCCACGAGCTGGGCGGGCAGGCGGTGTACCGGACGGTGGTGCCGTTCCACACCCGGGTGAAGTCGCGGTGGAGCGACTCGGTGGGCTGGTACGTGGGCGGCGCCCCCATCGAGGTGCCCGTGAGCCGCACCCGCTTCCCGGAGACCGTGCGGGCGGTGCGTGCCGAGCTGCAGGCGAACCGGCCGCTGGCCCGGATGCCGCTGGCCCGGGTGCTGGCCCTGCTCGGCACGGACTTCCGGCCGACCTCCCCGGACCTGTACTCGATCGTCTCCTACCTCGACGCGCGCACCATCACCGGCGCCGAGCGGTGGCCCGAGCAGCGGGCGCACGCACTGCTGCGGGTGTCGTACGGGGACCAGGTGTGCGTGTGGGTGAACCGGCTGCACGAGGGGCTGTGGCTGGCGAGCCGCTACCCGGACACGGACGTCGCGGCCAAGAACATGCGCCTGTACGTCGAGCGGCTGCGGGACCGGATCGCCTCGGTGGCCCACGGACGCCTCCCGGCGGTTTCGTGA
- a CDS encoding TlpA family protein disulfide reductase: protein MSTRSRAVLLSAVAAVAALTVSACGKGGISGGGGDTNFITGNNGIDTVPAGKRAAVPDLSGKTVDGRSLDVADYRGKVVVLNVWGSWCGPCREEAKYFAQVSKRYEGKGVQFVGINTRDASTIPALAFEKARGITYPSLYDPTGRLMLRFKKGTLNPQLVPSTLIIDRHGRIAARALEPLDDTTLLKMVKPVLAEK from the coding sequence ATGAGTACCCGTAGCCGCGCCGTCCTGCTCAGCGCTGTGGCCGCCGTCGCGGCCCTGACCGTGTCCGCGTGCGGTAAGGGCGGTATCTCCGGTGGTGGCGGCGACACCAACTTCATCACCGGCAACAACGGCATCGACACCGTCCCGGCCGGAAAGCGCGCCGCCGTCCCCGACCTGTCCGGCAAGACCGTCGACGGCAGGTCCCTCGACGTCGCCGACTACCGGGGCAAGGTCGTCGTCCTCAACGTGTGGGGCTCCTGGTGCGGGCCGTGCCGGGAGGAGGCGAAGTACTTCGCCCAGGTCTCGAAGCGGTACGAGGGCAAGGGTGTCCAGTTCGTCGGGATCAACACCCGCGACGCCAGCACCATCCCCGCACTCGCCTTCGAGAAGGCGCGCGGCATCACCTACCCGAGCCTGTACGACCCCACCGGCCGGCTGATGCTCCGCTTCAAGAAGGGCACCCTCAACCCGCAGCTCGTCCCCTCCACGCTCATCATCGACCGGCACGGCAGGATCGCCGCGCGCGCCCTGGAGCCGCTCGACGACACGACCCTGCTGAAGATGGTCAAGCCGGTCCTCGCGGAGAAGTGA
- a CDS encoding ABC transporter substrate-binding protein, giving the protein MARRGVGTWLREGVWEIPLRRYTALLVTLALVAGLGFAVRALLHEDRSCAPGVSRPAGGHECVGVATGPYDFGQPRLRDVVRAIGRENDRLRAGGYVTVALMLPYTSTSPTSQNDIRHQLQGAYLAQYQANHDANGERPLVRLVLANPGATGAHWRQTVDRLVAMTASPDRLRVVAGIGQSTEANKQAVRELTRHHVPVIGSSITADDLANGQRGGDPFPGLARVAPTNTDEARALASFAKVSAGRALLVYDRPGDPYTRTLQESFAALIKGSPFESQPFTPPADRSKEGTTANTFRQITHLVCDTPRETDTLLFAGRHTQLRQFINALGGRGCQDRRFTVLTGDEASYLTHEKDLDRGALGRNLAVRYTSLAHPDAWTKDPARTGGSAADSAALRKLLTAAGRGPMGPVGSVALDDGQLIIGYDALRLAVHGIREAVPAGLTVPALTDVGLQWPQVKGSLRVDGASGWICLDVHGNPYDKAVPIVELTPSGSSRFVRIAWPEGKPPGKECLPPS; this is encoded by the coding sequence ATGGCGCGCAGGGGCGTGGGCACGTGGCTGCGGGAGGGCGTGTGGGAGATCCCGCTGCGCCGCTACACGGCCCTGCTGGTGACGCTGGCCCTGGTGGCCGGCCTGGGGTTCGCGGTGCGGGCCCTGCTGCACGAGGACCGCTCCTGCGCGCCCGGGGTGTCCCGGCCGGCCGGCGGCCACGAGTGCGTGGGGGTGGCGACCGGGCCGTACGACTTCGGGCAGCCCCGGCTGCGGGACGTGGTCCGGGCGATCGGCCGGGAGAACGACCGCCTCCGCGCCGGCGGTTACGTCACGGTGGCGCTGATGCTGCCGTACACCTCGACGTCGCCGACCAGCCAGAACGACATCCGCCACCAGCTCCAGGGCGCCTACCTGGCGCAGTACCAGGCCAACCACGACGCCAACGGTGAACGCCCGCTCGTCCGGCTGGTCCTCGCCAACCCGGGCGCGACCGGCGCGCACTGGCGGCAGACGGTCGACCGGCTGGTCGCGATGACGGCGAGCCCGGACCGGCTGCGGGTGGTCGCCGGCATCGGGCAGAGCACCGAAGCCAACAAACAGGCCGTCAGGGAGCTGACCCGGCACCACGTCCCGGTGATCGGCTCCTCCATCACCGCCGACGACCTCGCCAACGGGCAGCGGGGCGGGGACCCCTTCCCCGGGCTGGCCCGGGTGGCGCCGACCAACACCGACGAGGCCCGCGCGCTGGCCTCCTTCGCCAAGGTCAGCGCGGGCAGGGCGCTGCTGGTGTACGACAGGCCCGGCGACCCCTACACGCGCACCCTCCAGGAGTCCTTCGCGGCGCTGATCAAGGGCTCGCCTTTCGAGTCGCAGCCGTTCACGCCGCCCGCCGACCGCAGCAAGGAGGGCACGACCGCGAACACGTTCCGGCAGATCACCCACCTGGTGTGCGACACCCCGCGGGAGACGGACACGCTCCTGTTCGCGGGCCGGCACACCCAGCTCCGCCAGTTCATCAACGCCCTGGGCGGGCGGGGCTGCCAGGACCGGCGGTTCACGGTGCTGACCGGCGACGAGGCGTCGTACCTGACGCACGAGAAGGACCTGGACCGCGGCGCGCTGGGGCGCAACCTCGCCGTCCGCTACACCTCCCTCGCCCACCCGGACGCCTGGACGAAGGACCCGGCGCGGACGGGCGGCTCGGCGGCTGATTCCGCGGCGCTGCGGAAGCTGCTGACGGCCGCGGGCCGCGGGCCGATGGGCCCGGTCGGCTCGGTCGCCCTGGACGACGGGCAGCTCATCATCGGCTACGACGCCCTGCGGCTCGCCGTGCACGGCATCCGCGAGGCGGTGCCGGCCGGCCTGACCGTCCCGGCGCTCACGGACGTCGGGTTGCAGTGGCCGCAGGTCAAGGGCTCGCTGCGGGTGGACGGGGCGAGCGGCTGGATCTGCCTGGACGTGCACGGCAATCCGTACGACAAGGCGGTGCCGATCGTGGAGCTGACCCCTTCGGGCAGCTCGCGGTTCGTCCGGATCGCCTGGCCGGAGGGGAAGCCACCGGGGAAGGAGTGCCTGCCCCCGTCGTAG
- the ccsB gene encoding c-type cytochrome biogenesis protein CcsB, which yields MTLAAATNEHLASISNTLIYSSMAVYTLAFFAYIAEWLLGSRSKVARTAAALTAPAQAAQAPAVTVRQAGGTAVLERPKVVVRSASGARDVPDGPGAHGGDVQGDLYGRIAVSLTALAFLVELVGVVARAASVQRAPWGNMYEFNITFSTVAVGVYLALLALKKNVRWLGLFLITTVLLDLGLAVTVLYTASDQLVPALHSYWLYIHVSTAIFCGAVFYVGAVATILYLFKDSYESKLLSGGRPGRFATSVLERLPASASLDKFAYRVNAAVFPLWTFTIIAGAIWAGDAWGRYWNWDPKETWSFITWIAYACYLHARATAGWKGRKAAYLAMIAFGCWLFNYYGVNIFVTGKHSYAGV from the coding sequence GTGACTCTCGCCGCCGCAACCAACGAACACCTCGCGAGTATCAGCAACACGCTGATCTACTCGTCGATGGCCGTCTACACCCTGGCCTTCTTCGCGTACATCGCGGAGTGGCTCCTGGGCAGCCGCAGCAAGGTGGCCCGGACGGCCGCGGCGCTGACGGCACCGGCCCAGGCCGCGCAGGCCCCGGCCGTCACCGTGCGGCAGGCCGGCGGGACCGCCGTGCTGGAGCGGCCGAAGGTCGTCGTCCGCTCGGCGTCCGGCGCGCGGGACGTGCCGGACGGGCCGGGCGCGCACGGCGGGGACGTCCAGGGCGACCTGTACGGCCGGATCGCCGTCTCGCTCACCGCGCTGGCCTTCCTCGTGGAGCTGGTCGGTGTCGTCGCCCGCGCGGCCTCCGTGCAGCGGGCGCCGTGGGGCAACATGTACGAGTTCAACATCACCTTCTCCACGGTCGCCGTCGGCGTGTACCTCGCGCTGCTGGCGCTGAAGAAGAACGTGCGCTGGCTCGGCCTGTTCCTCATCACGACGGTCCTGCTCGACCTGGGCCTCGCGGTCACCGTCCTGTACACGGCCAGTGACCAGCTCGTGCCGGCCCTGCACTCGTACTGGCTGTACATCCACGTCTCCACCGCGATCTTCTGCGGCGCGGTGTTCTACGTCGGCGCGGTCGCCACGATCCTGTACCTGTTCAAGGACTCGTACGAGAGCAAGCTCCTCAGCGGCGGCCGGCCCGGCCGGTTCGCGACCTCGGTGCTGGAGCGGCTGCCCGCCTCCGCGTCCCTGGACAAGTTCGCCTACCGGGTCAACGCGGCCGTCTTCCCGCTGTGGACGTTCACGATCATCGCGGGCGCGATCTGGGCGGGCGACGCCTGGGGCCGGTACTGGAACTGGGACCCGAAGGAGACCTGGTCCTTCATCACCTGGATCGCCTACGCCTGCTACCTGCACGCGCGCGCCACGGCCGGGTGGAAGGGCCGCAAGGCCGCCTACCTGGCGATGATCGCCTTCGGCTGCTGGCTGTTCAACTACTACGGCGTGAACATCTTCGTCACCGGCAAGCACTCGTACGCGGGCGTCTGA
- a CDS encoding cytochrome c biogenesis CcdA family protein codes for MSALLTLAAEAGPGRNQTVLHGALPVALPVALLAGLVSFFSPCVLPLVPGYLSYVTGVAGTDLAEARRGRMVAGAALFVLGFSAVFVSSGALFGYFGANLIEYQGTLSKVLGVLMIAMGVFFMGLMPWFTMREFRFHRRPTGGLLGAPFLGALFGVGWTPCMGPTLSSVNLLSFQESSAARGSLLMLVYCLGLGVPFVLTAIAFRKALGAFAWVKRHYVWVMRIGGSMMILTGVLLLTGAWSGLIQQMQTWSDGFDVGI; via the coding sequence GTGAGCGCACTGCTGACGCTGGCCGCGGAGGCGGGCCCGGGGCGCAACCAGACCGTCCTGCACGGCGCCCTGCCCGTCGCCCTGCCCGTCGCCCTGCTCGCCGGGCTCGTCTCCTTCTTCTCGCCCTGTGTGCTTCCGCTGGTCCCCGGCTACCTCTCCTACGTCACCGGCGTCGCCGGCACCGACCTGGCCGAGGCGCGACGGGGACGGATGGTCGCCGGCGCCGCCCTGTTCGTGCTGGGCTTCAGCGCGGTGTTCGTCTCCAGCGGGGCACTGTTCGGCTACTTCGGCGCCAACCTGATCGAGTACCAGGGCACCCTGTCCAAGGTGCTCGGCGTGCTCATGATCGCCATGGGCGTGTTCTTCATGGGGCTCATGCCCTGGTTCACCATGCGCGAGTTCCGCTTCCACCGGCGGCCGACCGGCGGCCTGCTGGGGGCGCCCTTCCTCGGCGCCCTCTTCGGTGTCGGCTGGACGCCCTGCATGGGACCCACGCTCTCCTCGGTCAACCTCCTCTCCTTCCAGGAGTCGAGCGCCGCGCGCGGTTCGCTGCTGATGCTGGTGTACTGCCTCGGCCTCGGCGTCCCCTTCGTCCTCACCGCGATCGCCTTCCGCAAGGCGCTCGGCGCCTTCGCCTGGGTCAAGCGCCACTATGTGTGGGTGATGCGCATCGGCGGCTCGATGATGATCCTGACCGGTGTGCTGCTGCTGACCGGCGCCTGGAGCGGTCTGATCCAGCAGATGCAGACCTGGTCCGACGGCTTCGATGTAGGGATCTGA
- the resB gene encoding cytochrome c biogenesis protein ResB, with protein sequence MSKTDTGNSAEQEDLGAAGSQLSTAPREEQAAPAGFGVVGWVRWFWRQLTSMRVALLLLLLLSLGAIPGSLIPQTGADASKVEDFRAAHRTLAPVYDELGLFHVYSSVWFSAIYILLFVSLVGCIIPRTWQFVGQLRGRPPGAPRRLTRLPAYTTWRTEADPEQVREAALALLKKRRFRAHAAGDAVAAEKGYLREVGNLVFHVALIVLLVAFASGQLYKSDGTKLVVEGDGFSNALPIYDDFKSGSLFSSDDLVPFSFDLKDFRATYETSGPNRGTPRTFEARLRYSEGAYGKERPTTVKVNEPLKIGDAKVYLVSHGYAPVITVRDGKGKVVYRDAVPLLPLDGNVTSNGVVKVMDDYRNGKGEKEQLGFQTFFVPTFSARSGTMLSQYPALLNPLLAVNAYHGDLGVDAGPQNVYQLDKTHMKAFKDAKGQLLKKLLQPGDSLKLPNGAGSITFEKDVKEWAGFEIVQEPGGGWALGGALAAIFGLAASLFIQRRRVWVRAVRGADGVTVVEMAGLGRSESAKVPEELGDLAGLLYDQAPGAPDPGDDSSESPVVPAEGAEK encoded by the coding sequence ATGAGCAAGACCGACACCGGCAACAGTGCGGAGCAGGAGGACCTGGGGGCGGCCGGCTCCCAGTTGTCCACCGCGCCACGGGAGGAGCAGGCCGCCCCGGCCGGCTTCGGGGTCGTCGGCTGGGTGCGCTGGTTCTGGCGGCAGCTCACCTCCATGCGGGTCGCGCTGCTGCTGCTCCTGCTGCTCTCGCTCGGCGCCATCCCCGGTTCGCTGATCCCGCAGACCGGCGCCGACGCGAGCAAGGTGGAGGACTTCCGTGCCGCCCACCGGACGCTGGCGCCGGTCTACGACGAACTCGGCCTGTTCCACGTCTACAGCTCGGTGTGGTTCTCCGCGATCTACATCCTGCTGTTCGTCTCCCTCGTCGGCTGCATCATCCCGCGCACCTGGCAGTTCGTCGGCCAGCTCCGCGGCCGTCCGCCGGGCGCGCCCCGGCGGCTGACCCGGCTGCCCGCGTACACCACCTGGCGCACCGAGGCGGACCCCGAGCAGGTCCGCGAGGCCGCGCTCGCCCTGCTGAAGAAGCGCCGCTTCCGCGCCCATGCCGCCGGCGACGCCGTCGCCGCCGAGAAGGGCTATCTGCGTGAGGTGGGGAACCTGGTCTTCCACGTCGCGCTGATCGTGCTGCTGGTCGCCTTCGCCTCGGGCCAGCTCTACAAGTCCGACGGCACCAAGCTGGTGGTGGAGGGCGACGGCTTCTCCAACGCGCTGCCGATCTACGACGACTTCAAGTCCGGCAGCCTGTTCAGCAGCGACGACCTCGTGCCGTTCAGCTTCGACCTGAAGGACTTCCGGGCCACCTACGAGACCAGCGGGCCCAACCGCGGCACCCCGCGCACCTTCGAGGCGCGGCTCCGCTACAGCGAGGGCGCGTACGGCAAGGAGCGGCCGACCACCGTCAAGGTCAACGAGCCGCTGAAGATCGGCGACGCCAAGGTCTACCTGGTCAGCCACGGCTACGCGCCCGTCATCACCGTCCGCGACGGCAAGGGCAAGGTCGTCTACCGCGACGCGGTGCCGCTGCTGCCGCTCGACGGCAACGTCACCTCCAACGGTGTCGTGAAGGTGATGGACGACTACCGCAACGGCAAGGGCGAGAAGGAGCAGCTCGGCTTCCAGACGTTCTTCGTGCCGACGTTCAGCGCCCGCAGCGGCACGATGCTCTCGCAGTACCCGGCCCTGCTGAACCCGCTGCTCGCGGTGAACGCCTACCACGGCGACCTCGGCGTGGACGCCGGCCCGCAGAACGTGTACCAGCTCGACAAGACCCATATGAAGGCGTTCAAGGACGCCAAGGGGCAGCTACTGAAGAAGCTGCTCCAGCCGGGCGACTCGCTGAAGCTGCCGAACGGCGCCGGGTCCATCACCTTCGAGAAGGACGTCAAGGAGTGGGCCGGCTTCGAGATCGTCCAGGAGCCGGGCGGCGGCTGGGCGCTCGGCGGTGCCCTCGCCGCGATCTTCGGTCTGGCCGCCTCCCTGTTCATCCAGCGCCGCCGCGTGTGGGTGCGTGCGGTGCGCGGCGCCGACGGCGTCACGGTGGTGGAGATGGCCGGGCTCGGCCGCAGCGAGTCCGCGAAGGTGCCCGAGGAGCTGGGCGACCTCGCCGGCCTCCTCTACGACCAGGCGCCGGGGGCACCCGACCCCGGCGACGACTCCTCCGAATCCCCAGTCGTACCTGCCGAAGGGGCTGAGAAGTGA